From Monomorium pharaonis isolate MP-MQ-018 chromosome 9, ASM1337386v2, whole genome shotgun sequence, the proteins below share one genomic window:
- the LOC118647418 gene encoding trihelix transcription factor GTL1-like encodes MLLFSLRKEHNDLFKNDKIRKDIAWKKIAEFFKEKGYTYTAKQIENKWKNLRKNYMKIKDNNKKSGASLKKCKYFDEIEEIYGKSSSVQPVAVASNLSVKDTILSTDEEEAIDENTCPVPLKKSKMDKQLEMWTTYFDENSQKREEAREKRHQERLEQQKQALQTYTEIMEKFLKKL; translated from the coding sequence ATGcttcttttttcattacggAAAGAGCATAatgacttatttaaaaatgataaaataagaaaagatattGCATGGAAAAAGATTGCAGAGTTCTTTAAAGAGAAAGGTTATACGTATACTGCCAagcaaatagaaaataaatggaagaatttacgaaaaaattatatgaagataaaagataataataaaaaatctggagcatcattaaaaaaatgtaaatattttgatgaaatagaAGAAATATACGGAAAATCTTCTAGTGTACAACCTGTAGCTGTTGCTTCAAATCTTTCAGTAAAAGATACAATTCTTTCGACGGATGAAGAGGAGGCAATCGACGAAAATACTTGTCCAGTTCCTTTGAAGAAAAGTAAGATGGATAAACAATTGGAAATGTGGACAACATATTTCGACGAAAATTCGCAGAAAAGAGAAGAAGCAAGGGAAAAAAGGCACCAAGAGAGACTTGAACAACAAAAACAAGCTCTACAGACTTATACGGAAATAATggaaaagtttttgaaaaagctataa
- the LOC118644076 gene encoding uncharacterized protein LOC118644076, whose product MSLSAPSTPVAEVTAQLSDLACATDSVCPLAESLVPSRSQPKFETNSTTDALLLQLVEQLRECNERFSAFADEQRIINSEMREKLDRLSDIAGVVERNSQRIASLEQRCTDLVRDMGVLSRDRGSSSHASNSQTDNLLIISGIPDSLSTTPPILVRNVFESLGVSDLACHILDVRAAGRHQPPIASHASPSHPSLSLRPLHAHSTSSLIVTLTSSAVRNKVISAKRVRRALMLREVSDSDSDRNIYVNELLPKEVYELLKLTRRVAREKSYRYVWVSGGQIYVRHSDGKPSTPIASQADLDSLV is encoded by the coding sequence ATGTCATTAAGCGCGCCTTCCACTCCAGTTGCAGAGGTGACTGCGCAACTGTCAGACTTGGCTTGTGCAACTGATTCTGTGTGCCCCCTCGCTGAGTCACTTGTGCCGTCGCGATCGCAGCCGAAATTTGAAACTAATTCCACCACGGACGCATTGTTGCTGCAGCTGGTTGAGCAACTGAGAGAGTGCAATGAGCGGTTCTCTGCATTCGCCGATGAACAACGCATAATTAACAGCGAAATGCGTGAGAAACTTGACCGGCTGAGTGACATTGCGGGCGTGGTGGAACGAAATAGTCAGCGCATTGCTTCACTCGAGCAACGCTGCACTGACCTTGTGCGTGATATGGGTGTTTTAAGCCGGGATCGAGGGTCGTCAAGTCATGCTTCTAATTCGCAAACAGACAACTTGCTTATTATTTCGGGCATTCCTGACTCCTTATCTACAACTCCGCCGATATTAGTTCGAAATGTGTTCGAGTCGCTCGGTGTCTCCGACCTTGCCTGTCACATCTTAGATGTCAGAGCTGCTGGTCGCCACCAGCCGCCTATAGCGTCCCATGCATCGCCTTCGCATCCTTCGTTGTCCTTGCGACCACTTCATGCTCATTCAACCAGCTCTTTAATTGTAACCTTGACCTCCTCCGCCGTGCGTAACAAGGTTATTTCTGCGAAGCGAGTGCGACGGGCGCTGATGTTGAGGGAGGTGAGTGACTCCGACTCCGATcgcaatatttatgttaatgaaCTGCTCCCTAAGGAGGTCTATGAGCTGCTGAAACTCACCAGGCGCGTGGCTCGTGAAAAGTCGTACCGTTACGTCTGGGTTAGCGGCGGGCAGATTTATGTCCGACATTCTGATGGTAAGCCTAGCACTCCCATCGCCTCTCAAGCTGACTTGGATTCTCTTGTCTGA
- the LOC118647382 gene encoding uncharacterized protein LOC118647382, with protein sequence MNEYFLIRNYRLSRAGGGVACYIHKSLKATVIAASSSNGDDNDINSPEFLIIEIRLPLGEAVLFASIYRRPKGHLFHDFVDKLTAVSHRYKNIVIGGDLNCNLLMNNFEASYLRELASSLSLHIVPSEATHHTSISDSWLDVLIIDDPDKILSFTKSPVPFIAGHDLLHLSLSFHSKQNITRSIVRRCFRDINGDEFLSFIIEKVTEVQSEFNSLSDGVDVSRLCKLLSGTLLEALDVFAPAREIVTKRPPIKWLSVQLKARLKYCNLLYKQAKRSGSLLGFARYRLFRNQLNADIKRAKAEFLFTSLNNITDPAKLWKELARLGLTKSNFVSPLHLFKSDELNVYYASVTSASSVSYHDFSSAITLISYPTSRPQLSFSTVSPSAVYKLIASRPPHSYASVFPSDWKRALVRPLSKIRAPISPSDTRPIANLPEISKILERIVIKQITDYIEEYSLLDHRQSAYRLGYNTQSALLRVCDDIRLGIDNRLATILVLFDFSKAFDTVPHLLLLTKLKSLGFSVTVLTWLFSYLTGRTQAVVDDSGIRSEWLPTSLGVPQGSVLGPLLFSLFVNDIKIVHGLERITKDATAISEYARANGLKLNLAKSKVIVFASQGYSRLRSSTST encoded by the exons ATGAATGAATACTTCCTAATCAGGAATTACCGCTTGAGTCGCGCTGGAGGTGGTGTTGCATGCTATATTCATAAGTCACTCAAGGCTACAGTCATTGCGGCGTCCAGTAGTAACGGTGACGATAACGATATCAATAGCCCTGAATTCCTAATCATTGAAATTCGTCTACCTCTTGGCGAAGCTGTACTATTTGCGTCCATCTACAGAAGACCTAAAGGCCACCTTTTTCACGACTTCGTAGATAAGCTTACTGCCGTCTCTCATCGCTATAAGAATATTGTCATTGGTGGAGACTTGAACTGCAACCTGTTAATGAATAACTTTGAAGCCAGCTACTTGCGAGAACTTGCATCTAGTCTATCTCTACACATAGTTCCCTCGGAGGCTACGCATCATACCTCCATCTCCGACTCGTGGTTGGATGTTTTAATTATCGACGATCCTGACAAGATCCTTTCCTTCACCAAGTCCCCTGTTCCATTCATAGCCGGTCATGATCTCCttcatctttctctttcctttcaTTCCAAACAAAATATTACGCGATCCATAGTGCGCCGCTGCTTCAGGGACATCAATGGGGACGAGTTTCTCAGTTTTATCATTGAGAAGGTGACTGAGGTTCAGTCCGAGTTTAACTCTCTGTCCGATGGAGTAGATGTTTCTCGATTGTGCAAGCTCCTGTCTGGTACTCTGCTCGAAGCATTGGATGTTTTTGCACCCGCTCGTGAGATTGTGACCAAGCGCCCTCCCATCAAATGGCTCTCAGTACAACTTAAAGCCCGTCTAAAATACTGTAATCTACTTTACAAACAAGCCAAGCGGTCGGGCAGCCTCCTCGGGTTTGCCAGGTATAGACTTTTTAGGAACCAACTCAATGCCGATATCAAGCGTGCCAAGGCTGAATTTCTTTTCACCTCTCTTAACAATATCACTGACCCGGCGAAGCTCTGGAAGGAGCTCGCTCGACTTGGTCtcacaaaatctaattttgtGTCTCCTCTTCATTTATTCAAGTCCGATGAACTAAATGTCTACTATGCTTCTGTTACCAGTGCTTCGTCGGTGTCTTATCATGATTTTTCCTCAGCCATTACTCTAATTTCTTACCCTACTAGTCGACCTCAGCTCTCTTTTTCCACTGTTTCGCCTAGCGCTGTGTACAAACTTATTGCCTCTCGACCGCCTCATTCGTACGCGTCCG TGTTCCCGTCTGATTGGAAGCGAGCTCTTGTTCGCCCACTCTCGAAGATTCGTGCTCCTATATCTCCATCAGACACTAGACCCATTGCAAATTTACCGGAAATCTCTAAAATTCTGGAAAGAATAGTGATCAAACAAATCACAGACTACATTGAAGAGTACAGTCTTCTTGATCACAGACAATCCGCCTATCGTCTGGGTTACAACACCCAATCTGCCCTTCTACGTGTCTGTGATGATATCAGGTTAGGTATTGATAACAGACTAGCTACCATCCTGGTTTTATTCGACTTCAGCAAGGCATTTGACACTGTCCCCCATCTTCTTTTACTTACCAAACTCAAAAGCCTTGGTTTCTCTGTGACGGTTCTTACCTGGCTCTTCTCATACCTGACTGGCAGAACTCAGGCTGTTGTGGATGATTCTGGGATTCGTTCGGAATGGCTACCCACATCTCTAGGTGTTCCGCAGGGTTCTGTTCTTGGCCCACTACTGTTCTCTCTCTTCGTCAATGACATAA AGATAGTTCATGGCCTGGAACGGATCACTAAGGATGCAACTGCTATCTCCGAATATGCGAGAGCAAATGGACTTAAACTAAATCTTGCCAAATCCAAAGTGATAGTTTTTGCTAGCCAGGGGTACTCTAGACTTAGATCTTCGACATCGACTTAG